The following are encoded in a window of Phaseolus vulgaris cultivar G19833 chromosome 3, P. vulgaris v2.0, whole genome shotgun sequence genomic DNA:
- the LOC137805570 gene encoding uncharacterized protein translates to MAQQHQAALHQLETTRLVAEASQLHQQPHTFSLEDFLRHNPPKFNGKVNPDGADQWVRDIERIFEATQCPKERKLSYAIYVLTEEAEFWWIGMKQMMEDKGEDVTWENFKVRFLEEYFPNSVRPQSYSSGRPNSQSPPSFRCFRCGGPHVVRFCPHPVSNVTCDRCPRYGHATKDCRVQLGAPNSGGLSVLFDSGATHSFISFDCAKKLMLPVRELEFELVVSTPTEDCGRKKLIFPKLEGVQVISVHQFEREIQEGAECFMLLTCSIVTDKVQKDIFVVQEFMDVFPDEISRLPPKREIEFAIDLIPGAGPRSISPYRMAAVELAELKKQL, encoded by the exons atggcacaacagcatcaggccgcccttcatcaattagaaacaaCTAGATTAGTAGCAGAAGCATCTCagcttcatcaacaaccccatacctttagtctggaggattttctgagacacaatccacccaaatttaatggcaaggtaaatccagatggagcagaccagtgggtgagagacatagaaagaatctttgaagctactcaatgccctAAAGAGAGAAAGTTATCCTATGCCATTTATGTACTAACTGAAGAAGCTGAATTCTGGTGGATAggcatgaagcaaatgatggaagacaaaGGTGAAGATGTTACttgggagaacttcaaagtaagattcctagaggagtattttcctaatagtgtcag ACCTCAATCTTATAGCAGTGGAAGACCCAATTCTCAATCACCACCTAGTTTCAGATGTTTTCGATGCGGTGGGCCACATGTTGTTAGATTTTGCCCTCATCCAGTGTCAAATGTGACATGTGATAGATGTCCCAGGTATGGTCATGCAACAAAAGACTGTCGTGTCCAATTGGGAGCTCCAAATTCTGGCGGA ttatctgtattgtttgattctggggcaacccattcttttatatcttttgattgtgctaagaAACTTATGTTGCCAGTCCGAGAATTAGAAtttgagttggtggtatctacaccaacagaag attgtggtcggaagaagttaattttccctAAATTAGAAGGAGTACAGGTTATCTCGGTTCAtcagtttgagagagagatacaagaaggtgcagaatgttttatgctcttgacttgttctatagttactgataaagtacaaaaagatatatTTGTAGTTCAAgagtttatggatgtatttcctgatgagatttctagacttccacctaaaagagagatagagtttgcaatagACTTGATTCCCGGAGCAGGCCCTAGGTCAATTTCTCCATATCGGATGGCAGCAGTGGAGTTAgctgaattgaagaaacaattATAA
- the LOC137805883 gene encoding uncharacterized protein, which yields MYFKETFQNGNKEVYLAPYLHQGHWQLIVIIPRQSLVVLLCSLHKKINSLAIRNILDAAMEAHLRLQGLPHIAKKKLQYIAPNCSYQPGNYECEYYLMRHMHKIISANIKDSWKEIFNDPSPLKLEVLQEVREQWASFLLSTVNSHVKTS from the exons ATGTATTTCAAAGAGACATTTCAAAATGGGAACAAAGAGGTGTACTTAGCACCTTACTTGCATCA GGGCCATTGGCAATTGATAGTAATTATTCCTCGACAATCTCTTGTTGTTCTCTTGTGTTCATTGCACAAGAAAATTAATAGTTTGGCAATTAGAAATATACTGGATGC AGCTATGGAAGCTCATTTAAGGTTGCAAGGACTTCCACATATTGCTAAGAAGAAGCTACAATACATTGCACCAAAT TGCTCATATCAACCGGGAAACTATGAGTGCGAGTATTAtttgatgagacatatgcataAAATTATATCTGCTAACATTAAGGACTCGTGGAAGGAg ATATTCAATGATCCATCTCCATTGAAGTTGGAAGTGCTACAAGAGGTTCGAGAGCAGTGGGCATCATTTCTTTTAAGTACTGTAAATTCTCATGTTAAAACTAGTTAA